The Commensalibacter nepenthis genome has a window encoding:
- a CDS encoding autotransporter strand-loop-strand O-heptosyltransferase, translating into MSEDPKVKVEGFERIKLKTREEQDASNSNQQSNLEQKNESAINQPIIDELAKKFSPAIGGDNSPSNQQNADNASNGAQQSSQSENSLIQPPAIPTQDAGQGIAFDFNFAMRVSVPKPAEGEGWRIQLYDQDAEVALLDQPCFDTGHAASAKHHYLNGKITVYKIKKDGQQEEVFSHQYNAVGKDVLIVFPVGSLGDSLGWMPYAEKFREKHCCNLTLAIAQPLIELFEKSYPEIRFVNALEYAKKEPKDSYYASYYIGLFFQDDDNHWQPEDFRQVGLHRTAGYILGVDPTEEPPKLTYSDDTRPIEEPYVVIATQASTQCKYWNNPFGWHQVIKFLKSVGYRVICIDKEVAFGRDLVWNHIPNGAEDQTGNRSLTERARWLKHAEFFVGLSSGLAWLAWGAGIPVVIISGFTHPSTEFDTPYRVFSTHVCNGCWNDVRYQFDHSNFLYCPKHEKTPRQFECTKGISHQHVIKTILQIPGCRSEVINNA; encoded by the coding sequence ATGAGTGAAGATCCTAAAGTTAAAGTTGAGGGTTTTGAACGTATTAAATTAAAAACACGTGAAGAACAGGACGCAAGCAATTCAAATCAACAATCTAATTTAGAACAGAAAAATGAAAGTGCAATAAATCAACCAATCATTGATGAGTTGGCAAAAAAATTCTCTCCAGCAATAGGTGGGGATAATAGTCCTTCAAACCAACAAAATGCAGATAATGCTTCGAATGGGGCTCAACAGTCATCTCAATCTGAAAACAGCTTAATTCAGCCGCCAGCAATTCCAACTCAAGATGCGGGTCAAGGAATTGCTTTTGACTTTAATTTTGCGATGCGTGTTTCTGTACCAAAACCAGCAGAAGGTGAAGGATGGCGTATTCAACTATATGATCAAGATGCAGAGGTTGCTTTACTGGATCAACCTTGTTTTGATACAGGACACGCCGCATCAGCGAAGCATCATTATTTAAATGGAAAAATCACGGTTTACAAAATTAAAAAGGATGGGCAGCAAGAAGAAGTATTTTCTCATCAATATAATGCAGTAGGTAAGGATGTGTTGATTGTATTCCCCGTAGGATCTTTAGGGGATTCTTTGGGATGGATGCCTTATGCTGAGAAGTTTAGAGAAAAACATTGTTGTAATTTGACGCTTGCGATTGCTCAGCCATTAATTGAATTGTTTGAGAAGTCTTATCCAGAAATTAGGTTTGTGAATGCGTTGGAATACGCCAAGAAAGAACCAAAAGATTCTTATTACGCTTCTTATTACATAGGATTATTCTTTCAAGACGATGATAATCATTGGCAACCTGAGGATTTCAGACAAGTAGGGTTGCATCGTACTGCTGGCTATATTTTAGGCGTTGATCCTACAGAAGAACCCCCTAAGTTAACATATAGTGATGATACAAGACCGATAGAGGAGCCGTATGTTGTTATTGCAACGCAAGCTTCTACACAATGTAAGTATTGGAACAATCCCTTTGGATGGCATCAAGTGATTAAGTTCTTAAAATCAGTTGGATATCGTGTCATTTGTATCGATAAAGAAGTTGCTTTTGGTCGTGATTTGGTTTGGAACCATATTCCAAATGGTGCAGAAGATCAAACAGGAAATCGTTCTTTAACGGAAAGAGCACGTTGGTTAAAACATGCTGAATTCTTTGTTGGTTTATCTTCTGGTCTGGCATGGTTGGCATGGGGCGCGGGTATACCTGTTGTCATTATTTCTGGATTTACGCATCCATCAACTGAATTTGACACACCTTATCGTGTCTTTAGCACGCATGTTTGTAACGGTTGTTGGAATGATGTTCGGTATCAATTTGATCATAGTAATTTTCTATATTGTCCCAAACATGAAAAAACACCGCGTCAGTTTGAATGCACAAAAGGGATTTCACATCAACATGTGATTAAAACAATTTTGCAAATTCCAGGATGCCGATCAGAAGTAATTAATAACGCCTAA
- the ubiG gene encoding bifunctional 2-polyprenyl-6-hydroxyphenol methylase/3-demethylubiquinol 3-O-methyltransferase UbiG, with protein sequence MSTVTPHNPDNQKNSVKEDEINRFNAIASEWWNQTGPMSPLHEMNALRIEWIQHFLKTYPLDTNQPILDIGCGVGIASEGLASLGYNILGVDAGRDVIQAAQNHLDTIPLPPKSGHITYRVGTIEELVEEKKQFQIITALELLEHVNDPQQFVHNIAELLTDQGMAFLSTINRNIPSFLFAKVGAEYLTRKLPIGTHSWKQFITPAELGKMAHHAGLRVIDIAGLTMRPNGWKISQDVKINYMVCLSKI encoded by the coding sequence ATGTCCACCGTTACACCACATAATCCAGACAATCAAAAGAATTCTGTAAAAGAAGATGAAATTAATCGTTTTAATGCCATTGCCAGTGAATGGTGGAATCAAACTGGTCCAATGAGCCCGCTCCACGAAATGAATGCACTACGTATCGAATGGATTCAACATTTTTTAAAAACCTATCCTCTTGATACCAACCAACCTATTCTCGATATTGGGTGCGGCGTTGGTATAGCCAGTGAAGGTCTTGCCTCTTTGGGATATAATATATTGGGCGTTGATGCCGGGAGAGATGTCATTCAAGCCGCACAAAATCATCTTGATACCATTCCATTACCTCCCAAAAGTGGTCATATCACCTATCGCGTGGGAACCATTGAAGAACTTGTAGAGGAAAAAAAACAATTTCAAATTATCACGGCGTTAGAGCTTTTAGAACATGTCAATGATCCGCAACAATTCGTTCATAATATTGCTGAACTTTTGACCGATCAAGGAATGGCTTTTCTATCCACAATTAACCGTAATATTCCCTCTTTCCTATTCGCCAAAGTCGGAGCCGAATATTTAACACGCAAATTGCCGATTGGCACGCATAGTTGGAAACAATTCATCACACCCGCTGAACTTGGAAAAATGGCACATCATGCAGGACTGCGAGTTATCGATATAGCAGGTTTAACCATGAGACCTAATGGCTGGAAAATATCGCAAGACGTAAAAATTAATTATATGGTTTGCTTGTCTAAAATATAG
- a CDS encoding aspartate kinase, whose product MPLSAPRIVMKFGGTSVADLDRIRNVAKTVKKQVDAGCEVTVVVSAMSGVTNQLVGYCELLNPLYDPCEYDSIVATGEQVTSGLLAIALQNLGVQSRSWAGWQIPILTDDAHSKARIKSIDSAKLIECMQSGVVPVIAGFQGVDENGRVATLGRGGSDTSAVALAASMQATRCDIYTDVDGIYTTDPRIVKKAKRISAIAYEEMLELASVGAKVLQTRSVELAMKEQVRVQVLSSFEDNPAPMENSLPGSLVVSEDEIMEKEQITGIAYSLNEAKVVIKDIPDHPGIAASVFAPLARENVNVDMIVQSSGSNQKTDMTFTVPKTDLLNVQQILEREKEKIGFAEMLTDDDVVKISVVGIGMRSHTGVANTMFKTLAERSINVQVISTSEIKVSVLVAAEYVELAVRALHTAYGLDAQ is encoded by the coding sequence ATGCCTCTTAGTGCCCCTAGAATAGTAATGAAGTTTGGTGGAACCTCTGTTGCCGATCTGGATCGAATTCGTAATGTTGCGAAAACGGTCAAGAAACAGGTGGATGCAGGGTGTGAAGTAACGGTTGTTGTTTCTGCAATGTCTGGTGTAACCAATCAGTTGGTGGGTTATTGTGAATTATTGAACCCTTTGTATGATCCTTGTGAGTATGATTCAATTGTTGCGACAGGTGAACAAGTAACAAGTGGATTATTAGCGATTGCTTTACAAAATCTTGGTGTTCAATCACGTTCTTGGGCAGGGTGGCAAATCCCGATCTTGACCGATGATGCGCATAGCAAAGCGAGAATTAAATCGATTGATTCTGCGAAATTGATTGAATGTATGCAATCTGGTGTTGTTCCAGTGATTGCTGGGTTCCAAGGGGTTGATGAAAATGGGCGTGTTGCGACTCTGGGTCGTGGTGGTTCAGATACATCGGCGGTTGCGTTAGCAGCCAGTATGCAAGCAACACGTTGTGATATTTACACGGATGTTGATGGGATTTATACAACAGACCCAAGAATAGTTAAAAAAGCAAAACGTATTTCTGCTATTGCGTATGAAGAAATGTTAGAGTTAGCTTCAGTTGGGGCAAAAGTATTACAGACACGTAGTGTCGAATTGGCGATGAAAGAACAAGTTCGGGTTCAAGTATTATCGAGTTTTGAGGATAATCCAGCGCCAATGGAAAATTCGTTACCTGGATCTTTGGTTGTAAGTGAGGATGAAATTATGGAAAAAGAACAAATTACTGGTATTGCATATTCTTTAAATGAAGCTAAAGTTGTTATCAAAGATATTCCCGATCATCCTGGAATTGCCGCATCCGTTTTTGCCCCTTTGGCACGTGAAAATGTAAATGTTGACATGATTGTTCAAAGCAGTGGCAGTAATCAAAAAACAGATATGACGTTTACTGTTCCAAAAACTGATTTATTAAATGTTCAACAGATTTTAGAACGTGAGAAAGAAAAAATTGGTTTTGCAGAAATGTTAACCGATGATGATGTCGTAAAAATCAGCGTTGTTGGTATTGGGATGCGCTCTCATACTGGGGTTGCAAATACGATGTTTAAAACATTGGCAGAACGTTCAATTAATGTGCAAGTGATCTCTACCAGTGAAATAAAAGTTTCTGTGTTGGTTGCAGCTGAATATGTTGAATTAGCAGTCCGTGCTTTACATACTGCTTATGGATTGGATGCTCAATAA
- a CDS encoding NAD(P)H-dependent flavin oxidoreductase, with the protein MQHTTVDMTGLDKDALNELTSLWSRGAEFLGSEIAILGGAMSWVSERNLVSAISSAGGFGVIACGAMDPALLEAEIIGTQSITTKPFGVNLITMHPQLNELIEVCLKLNVKHIVLAGGVPSGAAIKKIKDGGAQVIAFAPALVLAKRLIKMGVDAIVIEGAEAGGHVGPVSLTVLAQEILPVIREVPVFVAGGIGRGDAILSYLEMGASGAQLGTVFAASVESQAHENFKKAFVRAAARDAITTVQIDDSFPVIPVRALANQGTKEFMKHQAAVIQKYQRQEVGKEEAQLDIEHFWAGALRRAVKDGDIENGSVMAGQSVGMVKEILPVQNIIHNLVQQAVDALVARRKRIHIHQ; encoded by the coding sequence ATGCAACATACGACTGTTGATATGACGGGCTTGGATAAAGATGCACTTAATGAACTGACTTCTTTATGGAGCAGAGGTGCTGAGTTTTTAGGCAGCGAAATTGCCATTTTAGGCGGTGCCATGTCTTGGGTCAGTGAACGCAATCTTGTTTCTGCGATTTCTAGTGCGGGTGGTTTTGGGGTGATTGCTTGTGGAGCGATGGATCCTGCTTTGTTAGAAGCGGAAATTATCGGAACGCAATCCATAACCACCAAGCCTTTTGGTGTCAATTTAATAACAATGCATCCTCAGTTAAACGAATTGATTGAAGTTTGTTTAAAATTAAATGTGAAGCATATTGTCTTGGCAGGCGGGGTTCCCTCTGGTGCTGCGATAAAGAAAATTAAAGATGGTGGGGCTCAAGTCATTGCTTTTGCACCTGCTTTGGTTTTGGCAAAACGTTTAATTAAAATGGGCGTTGATGCAATTGTTATCGAAGGTGCAGAAGCAGGCGGGCATGTAGGACCTGTCTCTTTGACCGTATTGGCTCAGGAAATATTGCCCGTTATTCGTGAAGTGCCAGTTTTTGTTGCTGGTGGGATTGGGCGTGGAGATGCGATTTTATCCTATCTTGAAATGGGGGCATCTGGGGCTCAATTAGGTACGGTTTTTGCAGCATCTGTTGAAAGTCAAGCGCACGAAAATTTCAAAAAGGCTTTTGTCAGGGCTGCGGCGCGTGATGCAATTACGACGGTACAAATTGATGATTCTTTTCCAGTAATTCCTGTTCGTGCCTTGGCAAATCAGGGCACCAAAGAATTTATGAAACATCAAGCTGCGGTTATTCAAAAATACCAACGTCAAGAAGTGGGCAAAGAAGAAGCTCAATTAGACATTGAACATTTTTGGGCGGGTGCTTTGCGTCGTGCAGTAAAGGATGGTGATATTGAAAATGGTTCTGTGATGGCAGGTCAGTCTGTCGGCATGGTCAAAGAAATATTGCCAGTTCAAAATATTATCCATAATTTGGTTCAACAAGCTGTCGATGCATTGGTTGCCCGACGGAAACGGATTCATATTCATCAATAA
- a CDS encoding helix-turn-helix domain-containing protein codes for MSDLNQLNSDQNIHSIGNVIKKRREELGISLDEASQRLRIRWVFLKALEDGRIDQLPGVAYASGFLRAYAELLNLDSDALVKQFRQENKVNSEKQQLMFPAPVPQSGIPAAVIVLVSLIIMVGAYIGWYKISDHHQAPPEVIPPPPMQIDKNAGVSQQISPQIASIMPTDHPTPLAQDGQQDNQPVDVKAAPDMSVTNQQPVAISSQPSQPSQPAELPSLPAPAPETQTAAAVEVKQPEQPLVIKAIAPSWVQVKDKEGHVLYQKLLKTDETWQIPSDKDEVIMTIGNPGVIVLQKGEIQSLPLGKKGKTLRRFVLNASKADQLLHPSDQETNQGTESKPSSDGITTRVKKSVVSKPVSRSKHDVSADDLNAKQLNR; via the coding sequence ATGAGCGACTTAAATCAACTGAATTCCGATCAGAATATACATTCAATTGGGAATGTAATCAAAAAACGCAGAGAAGAACTTGGGATTAGTCTTGATGAGGCTTCTCAACGATTGCGTATTCGTTGGGTTTTTTTGAAGGCATTAGAGGACGGGCGTATCGATCAATTGCCTGGAGTTGCTTATGCTTCTGGTTTTTTGCGTGCTTATGCTGAATTGTTAAATCTTGACAGCGACGCGTTGGTAAAACAATTTCGACAGGAAAATAAAGTTAATTCTGAAAAACAACAGTTGATGTTTCCTGCGCCCGTTCCACAAAGTGGTATTCCAGCAGCGGTTATCGTACTGGTTAGCCTTATCATTATGGTTGGTGCTTATATTGGTTGGTACAAAATATCTGATCATCATCAAGCTCCTCCAGAAGTCATTCCACCACCGCCAATGCAGATTGATAAGAATGCTGGGGTGTCTCAGCAAATTTCCCCGCAAATAGCTTCGATTATGCCGACCGATCATCCAACCCCGTTGGCTCAGGATGGTCAGCAGGATAACCAACCTGTTGATGTGAAAGCAGCACCTGATATGTCTGTAACTAACCAACAGCCTGTTGCAATATCGTCTCAGCCATCACAGCCTTCACAACCAGCAGAATTACCATCATTACCAGCGCCAGCTCCTGAGACTCAAACCGCAGCTGCTGTTGAAGTTAAACAGCCAGAGCAGCCTTTAGTGATTAAAGCCATTGCGCCAAGTTGGGTACAAGTCAAAGATAAAGAAGGGCACGTTTTATATCAAAAACTGTTAAAAACTGATGAAACTTGGCAAATCCCTAGTGATAAAGATGAAGTGATTATGACAATTGGGAATCCAGGTGTTATTGTCTTGCAAAAAGGTGAAATACAATCCTTACCGTTGGGGAAAAAAGGCAAAACGTTACGTCGATTTGTATTAAATGCTTCTAAGGCAGATCAGTTGTTGCATCCTTCAGACCAAGAGACAAATCAAGGGACAGAAAGTAAACCATCATCTGATGGGATTACAACTAGAGTTAAAAAATCTGTTGTTTCAAAACCTGTTTCTCGTTCTAAACATGATGTATCTGCTGATGATTTGAATGCAAAGCAGCTTAATCGGTAA
- the ispG gene encoding flavodoxin-dependent (E)-4-hydroxy-3-methylbut-2-enyl-diphosphate synthase, producing the protein MSLRPYQHIERNKTRQIHVGSVPVGGGAPISVQTMTNTLTSDAKATIAQIKRAEKVGVDIVRVSCPDEASTAALKEIVQNVNVPIVADIHFHYKRAIEAAQAGAACLRINPGNIGSAERVREVIKAAKDYNCSIRIGVNAGSLEKHLLEKYGEPNPDALVESALEHAKILEDNDFREFKISVKASDVFLAVESYRQLSEACDYPLHIGITEAGGKRAGTVKSSIGLGSLLWAGIGDTMRVSLSAEPEEEVAVGWDILKSLGLRHRGVHVVSCPSCARQGFQVIPTVAKLEERLAHIETPLTLSVIGCVVNGPGEATMTDVGVTGGGSGRHMVYMAGKQDHTVPAEEMIDHIVELVEKKAAAIEAEKAAAKAKEASK; encoded by the coding sequence ATGAGCTTACGCCCATATCAACATATTGAACGCAATAAAACTCGTCAGATTCATGTTGGATCAGTGCCTGTTGGTGGCGGTGCACCTATCAGTGTACAAACGATGACAAATACGTTGACCAGTGATGCCAAAGCAACCATTGCACAAATCAAACGTGCAGAAAAAGTGGGCGTGGATATTGTTCGTGTTTCTTGTCCTGATGAAGCCAGTACGGCCGCATTAAAAGAAATCGTCCAAAACGTAAATGTGCCGATTGTTGCTGATATTCATTTCCATTACAAAAGAGCAATTGAAGCAGCTCAAGCTGGTGCGGCGTGTTTGCGGATTAATCCAGGTAATATTGGCAGCGCAGAGCGTGTTCGTGAAGTGATTAAAGCTGCCAAGGATTATAATTGCTCTATTCGTATTGGAGTGAATGCGGGTTCTTTGGAAAAGCATTTGTTGGAAAAATATGGTGAGCCTAATCCCGATGCGTTGGTAGAAAGCGCACTAGAACATGCGAAGATTTTAGAAGATAATGACTTTCGTGAATTTAAAATCAGTGTAAAGGCATCGGATGTGTTCTTGGCAGTGGAATCTTATCGTCAATTATCCGAAGCTTGTGATTATCCACTTCATATCGGTATTACCGAAGCAGGTGGTAAACGTGCTGGAACCGTGAAATCTTCAATTGGTTTGGGTTCTTTGTTATGGGCAGGGATTGGGGATACGATGCGTGTTTCTTTATCCGCTGAACCAGAAGAAGAAGTCGCTGTTGGTTGGGATATTTTAAAGAGCCTTGGGTTACGTCATCGTGGGGTACATGTGGTTTCTTGCCCATCTTGCGCGCGTCAAGGGTTCCAAGTGATTCCAACCGTTGCAAAGCTTGAAGAACGTTTGGCACATATTGAAACGCCATTGACTTTGTCTGTGATTGGGTGTGTGGTGAATGGTCCTGGTGAAGCAACCATGACGGATGTTGGTGTAACTGGTGGTGGTTCTGGTCGTCACATGGTGTATATGGCTGGTAAGCAAGATCACACGGTACCTGCTGAAGAAATGATTGACCATATCGTTGAGTTAGTAGAGAAAAAAGCAGCAGCGATTGAAGCAGAAAAAGCAGCAGCCAAAGCTAAAGAAGCATCTAAATAA
- the hisS gene encoding histidine--tRNA ligase, with protein MSVVKPVRGTHDLIGEDSRRHQHVIQVAKKVTSLYGFEEWTTPVFEETTVFARSLGETSDVVSKEMYCFEDRGGDSLTLRPEGTAGICRALVTNGLTQSLPQKAFYAGPMFRYERPQKGRYRQFHQIGAELLGTSTPFADAEMIAMGYHILRELGIADDVVLELNTLGDVASRKAWREALISYFQAFQSKLSEDSRNRLEKNPLRILDSKAPEDRALLANAPALKDHMTPEAQNFWDQLRVALDQFNIPFKENPYIVRGLDYYSHTVFEFVTTKLGAQGTVLAGGRYEGLVEEMGGPSVPSIGWAAGVERLALLLEESPKVSAPVVIIPLSDDVHQVAFSALQALRYDNIYAEVAYKGNLRKQMERANKQNAPLALLIGEDEAQKQVVQVKDLISGEQAEVALADLVAHCKMKLAK; from the coding sequence GTGAGTGTGGTAAAGCCCGTTCGTGGAACACATGATTTAATTGGTGAAGACTCTAGACGCCATCAACATGTTATTCAAGTTGCAAAAAAAGTAACCTCTCTTTATGGGTTCGAAGAATGGACTACTCCCGTTTTTGAAGAAACAACGGTATTTGCACGCTCTCTAGGGGAAACTTCGGATGTGGTTTCTAAAGAAATGTATTGTTTTGAAGATCGCGGTGGGGATTCCTTGACCTTACGTCCAGAAGGAACTGCTGGGATTTGTCGTGCATTGGTGACGAATGGATTGACTCAATCTTTGCCACAAAAGGCTTTTTACGCGGGTCCGATGTTTCGTTATGAGCGTCCTCAAAAAGGGCGTTACCGTCAGTTTCATCAAATTGGTGCTGAATTATTAGGAACGTCTACACCATTTGCAGATGCAGAAATGATCGCAATGGGCTATCATATTTTGCGTGAGCTGGGCATTGCCGATGATGTGGTGTTAGAGTTGAATACATTGGGTGATGTTGCAAGTCGTAAAGCGTGGAGAGAGGCGTTAATCTCTTATTTTCAAGCATTTCAATCCAAGTTATCCGAAGATAGCCGTAATCGTTTAGAAAAAAATCCTTTACGTATTTTAGATAGCAAAGCACCTGAGGATCGTGCTTTATTAGCGAATGCCCCAGCTTTGAAAGATCATATGACTCCTGAAGCACAAAATTTTTGGGATCAATTAAGAGTGGCGTTGGATCAATTTAATATTCCGTTCAAAGAAAATCCTTATATTGTGCGTGGATTAGATTATTACAGTCATACAGTATTTGAATTTGTTACAACAAAGCTTGGTGCGCAAGGTACTGTTTTAGCTGGTGGACGTTATGAAGGTCTTGTTGAAGAAATGGGCGGTCCGTCTGTCCCATCGATTGGTTGGGCAGCAGGGGTGGAACGTTTGGCTTTGTTGCTAGAGGAAAGCCCAAAGGTTTCAGCACCAGTCGTTATTATTCCACTTTCTGATGATGTGCATCAGGTTGCGTTTTCTGCATTACAAGCATTGCGTTATGATAACATTTATGCCGAAGTTGCGTATAAAGGAAATTTGCGTAAACAAATGGAACGTGCGAATAAACAAAATGCACCATTGGCGTTGTTAATTGGTGAGGACGAAGCACAAAAACAAGTTGTGCAAGTAAAAGACTTAATCTCTGGCGAGCAAGCTGAAGTTGCATTAGCGGATCTTGTGGCGCATTGTAAAATGAAATTGGCGAAATAA
- the prfA gene encoding peptide chain release factor 1, translating to MSSEEFSVSFNDRLDKIVARSEELQHILSTEISGDEFMEASREYADLNRIVELVHALRNAEEETKAAEDMLQDPEMKDLAEAELEVLNEKVPQLRHDIRLAMLPKDKADEGNAILEIRPAAGGDEAGIFAAELFGAYQRYSDMNGWRFEVMEYDDTGVGGIKGAMASISGNNVFARLKYESGVHRVQRVPATESQGRIHTSTVTVAVLPEAEEVDVDIDEKDLRIDVYRASGAGGQHVNKTESAVRITHMPSGVVVAMQEEKSQHKNKAKAMKILRARLYEQQRASLHADRAADRRSQVGTGDRSERIRTYNFPQGRVTDHRINLTLHKIDRIMLGELDEVVDSLAQEEQSRLLAAEEAM from the coding sequence ATGTCTTCTGAAGAATTTTCTGTAAGTTTTAATGATCGTTTGGATAAAATTGTTGCTCGTTCAGAAGAGCTGCAACATATTTTATCAACTGAGATTTCAGGCGACGAATTTATGGAGGCATCTCGTGAGTATGCTGACTTAAATCGGATTGTTGAGTTGGTTCATGCATTGCGTAATGCCGAGGAAGAAACCAAAGCTGCTGAAGATATGTTGCAAGATCCTGAAATGAAGGATTTGGCAGAAGCTGAGTTAGAAGTATTAAATGAAAAAGTTCCACAATTAAGACATGATATTCGTTTGGCGATGCTTCCCAAAGACAAAGCTGATGAAGGGAATGCTATTTTAGAAATCCGTCCTGCCGCAGGTGGGGATGAGGCTGGGATATTCGCAGCAGAGCTATTTGGTGCTTATCAACGGTATTCAGATATGAATGGTTGGCGTTTCGAAGTTATGGAGTATGATGATACAGGCGTTGGTGGGATCAAAGGCGCGATGGCTTCAATTTCGGGCAACAACGTGTTTGCTCGTTTAAAATATGAATCAGGTGTTCATCGTGTGCAACGTGTTCCTGCAACGGAAAGTCAAGGGCGTATTCATACATCAACCGTGACGGTGGCTGTATTGCCTGAGGCTGAAGAAGTTGACGTGGATATTGATGAAAAAGATCTGCGTATTGACGTATATCGTGCTTCTGGTGCGGGTGGTCAGCACGTTAATAAAACAGAAAGTGCGGTGCGTATTACCCATATGCCTTCGGGTGTCGTGGTGGCGATGCAAGAGGAAAAAAGTCAGCATAAAAACAAAGCCAAGGCAATGAAAATCTTGCGGGCGCGTTTATATGAACAACAGCGTGCTTCATTGCATGCGGATCGTGCTGCGGATCGTCGTTCTCAGGTGGGGACGGGGGATCGTTCTGAACGTATTCGTACGTATAACTTTCCACAAGGGCGTGTGACGGATCATCGTATTAACCTTACCCTTCATAAAATCGATCGTATTATGTTGGGAGAGTTAGATGAAGTTGTGGATAGCTTAGCTCAGGAAGAACAATCAAGATTATTAGCAGCTGAAGAAGCGATGTAA
- the prmC gene encoding peptide chain release factor N(5)-glutamine methyltransferase, giving the protein MQDAQISLGLLIEEGERILKVAEVEDPRREAQLLIAAALQKTMSEIFMMDKNTLIDPVLIRQFFARRAKREPFAYIVKEQGFWSLDLAVSPATLIPRADTETLIEVLLKLLPDRQKLYNFLDLGTGTGCLLLSALSEYPNAFGIGVDKIEAAALLASRNAKYCQLEKRAAFMTGNWADGLQGSFDVILSNPPYIRKKELLELMPEVKEYEPMSALDGGEDGLDAYRYICNQAVDLLSNQGILVLELGIKQDEEVSDIALSRGLYVVQKQQDLNDCTRALVLSRQTL; this is encoded by the coding sequence ATGCAAGATGCACAAATCTCTTTGGGATTGTTAATAGAAGAAGGTGAGAGAATCTTAAAGGTTGCAGAGGTAGAAGATCCTCGGCGAGAGGCTCAGCTATTAATCGCAGCAGCTCTACAAAAAACTATGTCCGAGATTTTTATGATGGATAAAAATACGCTGATTGATCCAGTGCTTATTCGTCAATTTTTTGCACGGCGTGCGAAAAGAGAACCTTTTGCATATATTGTCAAAGAGCAAGGGTTTTGGAGTTTAGATTTGGCAGTTTCTCCAGCAACGTTAATTCCAAGGGCAGATACAGAAACGCTGATTGAAGTATTGCTTAAATTACTCCCCGATCGTCAGAAGCTGTATAATTTCCTTGATTTAGGAACAGGCACAGGATGTTTATTGTTATCGGCACTATCAGAATATCCCAATGCGTTTGGCATTGGTGTTGATAAGATAGAAGCAGCAGCGTTGCTTGCGAGCAGAAACGCCAAATATTGTCAGTTAGAAAAGAGAGCTGCATTTATGACAGGCAATTGGGCAGATGGATTGCAAGGCTCTTTTGATGTGATTTTGTCTAACCCCCCTTATATTCGTAAAAAAGAATTATTGGAATTAATGCCCGAAGTCAAAGAGTATGAACCTATGTCAGCACTTGATGGTGGAGAGGATGGATTAGATGCCTATCGATATATTTGTAATCAGGCGGTTGATTTATTATCAAATCAGGGTATATTAGTGTTGGAGCTTGGTATAAAGCAGGACGAGGAAGTTTCTGATATTGCTTTATCTAGGGGATTATATGTTGTTCAAAAACAACAAGATCTAAATGATTGCACCAGAGCCCTTGTTTTATCTCGACAGACATTATAA
- a CDS encoding DUF4167 domain-containing protein has protein sequence MNTKRMRSRYHRPGNGGNRHQNGQTSFNRNHVFDSNGPDTRIRGTAQQLHEKYLQHGRDALSSGDRVAAESFFQYAEHYSRILIMMNQSAQQRQQQRPQHHNNNAGYSENSDENTPVAALVEDAPQPEVVEETVEVVVEQPAETPSVAEENAEPAPVRPARRGRPARSVAAKKKLQEESN, from the coding sequence ATGAATACAAAACGTATGCGAAGCCGTTACCATCGCCCTGGTAATGGGGGTAATCGTCATCAAAACGGACAGACCTCATTTAATCGGAATCATGTTTTCGATAGTAATGGGCCAGATACACGTATCCGTGGGACTGCTCAACAGCTTCACGAAAAATATCTTCAGCATGGTCGCGATGCGTTAAGTTCTGGAGATCGTGTCGCTGCAGAAAGTTTTTTTCAGTATGCAGAGCATTATTCTCGTATTTTAATTATGATGAATCAGTCTGCACAACAGCGTCAACAACAACGCCCGCAACATCATAATAATAACGCTGGGTATTCTGAAAATTCTGATGAAAATACGCCTGTAGCTGCATTAGTTGAGGACGCACCACAACCCGAAGTTGTTGAGGAAACAGTGGAAGTGGTTGTAGAGCAACCCGCCGAAACTCCATCTGTGGCTGAAGAAAATGCTGAGCCAGCGCCAGTTCGTCCAGCCCGTCGTGGTAGACCAGCGCGCTCTGTTGCTGCTAAAAAGAAATTGCAGGAGGAAAGCAATTAA